A region of Bacillus cabrialesii DNA encodes the following proteins:
- a CDS encoding YhcN/YlaJ family sporulation lipoprotein produces the protein MGKKMTIASLILMTAGLTACGANDNAQNDTRNNGNTRPIGYYTNENDADRQGEGMIDNDGPVTELMEDQNGDNRNTTNVNNRDRMTADDRVPLATDGTYNNTNNRNMNRNVTYNGYDNQENRRLAAKIANRVKQVKNVNDAQVMVTDDRVVIAVRSHKDFTKSDRDNVTNAARNYANGRDVQVSTDKGLFTRLRKMNTR, from the coding sequence TTGGGTAAAAAAATGACGATTGCAAGCTTGATTCTAATGACAGCCGGCTTAACAGCATGCGGAGCAAACGATAATGCTCAGAATGATACACGAAATAACGGCAATACCCGTCCAATCGGATATTATACAAATGAAAATGACGCTGACAGACAGGGAGAAGGAATGATCGACAATGACGGTCCTGTTACTGAATTAATGGAGGACCAGAACGGCGATAACCGAAACACCACGAATGTGAATAACCGTGATCGCATGACTGCTGACGATCGCGTTCCATTGGCAACTGACGGAACATATAACAACACGAATAACAGAAACATGAATCGGAACGTCACGTACAACGGATATGACAACCAGGAAAACCGGAGACTGGCAGCGAAAATTGCCAACCGTGTGAAACAAGTGAAAAACGTCAATGACGCACAAGTGATGGTAACGGATGACCGAGTAGTTATCGCAGTCAGAAGCCACAAAGACTTCACCAAGTCCGACAGGGATAATGTCACAAATGCGGCACGCAACTATGCAAATGGCCGTGACGTCCAAGTGTCTACAGATAAAGGGCTGTTCACAAGACTTCGTAAAATGAACACCCGCTAA
- the safA gene encoding spore coat assembly protein SafA, producing the protein MKIHIVQKGDSLLKIAEKYGVDIEEVKKLNTQLSNPDLIMPGMKIKVPSEGVPVRKEPKAGKSPAAGSVKQEHPFAKEKPKSVVDVEDTKPKEKMSVPYVPPMPNLQENVYPEADVNDYYDMKQLFQPWSPPKPEEPKKHHDGNMDHMYHMQDQFPQQEAMSNMENANYPNMPNMPKAPEVGGIEEENVHHTVPNMPAVQPYYHYPAHFMPCPVPVSPILPGSGLCYPYFPAHAYPMYQPYGYQPGFVSPQYDPGEYENQHHGHYGSYGAPQYASPAYGSPYGQMPYGPHYGSPQVMGAYQPAAPGFMPYKDHDDCGCDDDHHQPYYSAPGYSGLGAYGTPNMPYGGANPNPNPYAAGVSMPMANQPSVNQMFGRPEEENE; encoded by the coding sequence TTGAAAATCCATATCGTTCAAAAAGGCGATTCGCTCTTGAAAATAGCTGAAAAGTACGGAGTTGATATTGAGGAAGTGAAGAAGCTTAATACACAGCTCAGCAATCCAGACTTAATCATGCCTGGAATGAAAATAAAAGTGCCGTCTGAAGGTGTTCCGGTCAGAAAAGAGCCAAAAGCGGGCAAAAGTCCGGCGGCCGGAAGTGTGAAGCAAGAACATCCATTTGCGAAAGAGAAGCCTAAATCCGTTGTCGATGTAGAAGACACAAAGCCGAAAGAAAAGATGTCTGTGCCGTATGTCCCGCCGATGCCTAATTTGCAGGAAAATGTGTATCCTGAAGCTGATGTGAACGATTATTATGATATGAAACAGCTTTTCCAGCCTTGGTCGCCTCCTAAACCGGAGGAGCCGAAAAAACATCATGACGGAAATATGGATCATATGTATCACATGCAAGATCAATTTCCACAACAGGAGGCTATGAGTAATATGGAAAATGCAAATTACCCAAATATGCCTAATATGCCAAAGGCGCCAGAGGTAGGCGGTATAGAAGAAGAAAATGTTCATCACACAGTTCCGAATATGCCGGCTGTTCAGCCCTATTATCACTATCCGGCACACTTCATGCCGTGTCCGGTTCCTGTTTCACCAATTCTTCCAGGATCAGGATTATGCTATCCGTACTTTCCGGCACATGCTTACCCAATGTATCAGCCTTATGGATACCAGCCAGGTTTTGTATCGCCTCAGTATGATCCGGGTGAATATGAAAACCAGCATCACGGACATTACGGTTCTTACGGAGCGCCTCAATACGCATCTCCGGCTTATGGATCTCCTTATGGACAAATGCCGTATGGCCCTCATTATGGCTCTCCTCAAGTGATGGGAGCATACCAGCCGGCGGCCCCAGGATTCATGCCGTACAAAGATCATGACGATTGCGGCTGTGACGATGATCATCATCAGCCATATTACTCCGCACCTGGCTATTCCGGATTAGGAGCTTATGGAACCCCTAATATGCCTTACGGCGGAGCGAATCCAAATCCAAATCCATATGCGGCCGGAGTATCTATGCCAATGGCGAATCAGCCTTCTGTAAACCAAATGTTTGGCCGCCCGGAAGAAGAAAATGAGTGA
- the nadA gene encoding quinolinate synthase NadA, with protein sequence MSILDVIKQSNDMMPDGYKGMSRKDMETRVAAIKKKYGPRLFIPGHHYQKDEVIQFADQTGDSLQLAQIAEKNKEAEYIVFCGVHFMAETADMLTGEQQTVILPDMRAGCSMADMADMQQTNRAWEKLQHIFGDTIIPLTYVNSTAEIKAFVGKHGGATVTSSNAKKVLEWAFTQKKRILFLPDQHLGRNTAYDLGIALEDMAVWDPIKDELMAESEHKNVKVILWKGHCSVHEKFTANNIRDVRERDPDIRIIVHPECSHEVVTLSDDSGSTKYIIDTINQAPAGSKWAIGTEMNLVQRIIHEHPDKQIESLNPDMCPCLTMNRIDLPHLLWSLEQIEKGEPSGVIKVPKVIQQDALLALNRMLSIT encoded by the coding sequence ATGTCAATTCTTGATGTGATAAAACAATCGAATGATATGATGCCTGATGGTTATAAAGGAATGTCAAGAAAGGACATGGAAACGCGTGTTGCGGCCATTAAGAAAAAGTATGGCCCCCGGCTTTTTATACCGGGCCATCATTATCAAAAAGACGAAGTGATACAATTTGCTGACCAAACAGGCGATTCCCTGCAGCTGGCCCAAATTGCGGAGAAAAATAAAGAAGCGGAGTATATCGTATTTTGCGGCGTGCACTTTATGGCAGAGACCGCTGATATGCTGACAGGCGAGCAGCAAACAGTTATCCTGCCTGATATGAGAGCAGGCTGTTCCATGGCTGACATGGCGGATATGCAGCAGACCAATAGGGCGTGGGAGAAACTTCAGCATATATTCGGAGATACGATCATACCTTTAACTTATGTGAACTCCACTGCGGAGATCAAAGCTTTCGTCGGTAAGCATGGCGGAGCGACTGTTACTTCTTCGAATGCGAAAAAAGTGCTTGAATGGGCGTTTACACAGAAAAAACGAATTTTATTTTTGCCTGATCAGCATTTAGGAAGGAATACCGCTTATGACTTGGGCATCGCGCTTGAGGATATGGCTGTGTGGGACCCGATAAAAGATGAATTAATGGCTGAATCCGAGCATAAGAATGTGAAAGTGATTTTGTGGAAGGGGCATTGCTCTGTCCACGAAAAATTCACCGCGAACAATATCCGTGATGTGAGAGAGCGTGATCCTGACATTCGAATCATTGTGCATCCGGAGTGTTCACACGAAGTCGTGACGCTGAGTGACGACAGCGGATCAACAAAATATATTATCGATACAATCAACCAGGCTCCGGCGGGAAGCAAGTGGGCAATCGGAACAGAAATGAATCTTGTTCAGCGGATCATTCACGAGCATCCTGATAAACAAATCGAATCACTCAATCCTGATATGTGCCCGTGTCTGACAATGAATCGAATTGATTTGCCGCATTTGCTGTGGTCTCTGGAACAAATAGAAAAAGGAGAACCTTCAGGCGTGATCAAGGTGCCAAAAGTCATTCAGCAAGATGCCCTCCTTGCCCTGAATCGGATGCTTTCGATCACGTAA
- the nadC gene encoding carboxylating nicotinate-nucleotide diphosphorylase: MNHLQLKKLLNHFFLEDIGMGDLTSQAIFREQSCGAEIVAKSDGIFAGAAVIKEGFTLLDENVQTILHKSDGDILRKGEVIAVLRGPAAALLSGERVVLNLIQRMSGIATMTREAVGRLDDDQIKICDTRKTTPGLRMLEKYAVRAGGGYNHRFGLYDGIMIKDNHIAACGSILEACKKARQAAGHMVNIEVEIETEEQLREAIEAGADVIMFDNCRPDTVRHFATLTPNHIKTEASGGITLESLPAFKGTSVNYISLGFLTHSVKSLDISMDVALSNESAEECRYVNS, translated from the coding sequence ATGAATCATTTACAGCTGAAAAAATTGCTGAATCACTTTTTTCTTGAGGATATAGGGATGGGGGATTTAACATCGCAGGCCATCTTTAGAGAACAGAGCTGTGGAGCGGAGATTGTTGCAAAGTCAGACGGCATTTTTGCCGGAGCCGCGGTGATAAAAGAAGGCTTTACTTTATTAGACGAAAATGTTCAAACCATTTTACATAAATCAGATGGGGACATTTTGCGAAAAGGTGAAGTGATTGCCGTATTACGAGGTCCCGCAGCTGCACTTCTTTCAGGAGAGCGGGTCGTATTAAATCTCATTCAGAGAATGTCAGGAATTGCGACAATGACAAGGGAAGCTGTTGGGCGGCTTGATGATGACCAGATTAAAATCTGTGACACGAGAAAAACAACACCGGGGCTTAGAATGCTGGAAAAATACGCTGTCAGAGCGGGTGGCGGGTACAATCATCGATTCGGCTTGTATGATGGGATCATGATTAAAGATAATCATATTGCAGCATGCGGCTCTATTTTAGAGGCGTGCAAAAAAGCGCGTCAGGCCGCGGGGCATATGGTAAATATCGAGGTGGAAATTGAAACGGAGGAACAGCTGCGGGAAGCAATTGAAGCAGGCGCAGATGTTATTATGTTTGACAACTGCCGGCCTGATACGGTCCGCCATTTTGCAACTCTTACACCGAACCATATAAAAACTGAAGCTTCGGGCGGAATTACGTTAGAATCTTTGCCTGCTTTTAAAGGGACTAGTGTGAATTATATTTCATTAGGATTTCTGACTCATTCCGTCAAAAGCTTAGATATCAGCATGGATGTTGCATTATCAAATGAATCTGCGGAGGAATGCCGTTATGTCAATTCTTGA
- the nadB gene encoding L-aspartate oxidase, giving the protein MSKKTIAVIGSGAAALSLASAFPPSYEVTVITKKSAKNSNSVYAQGGIAAAYAKGDSIEAHLEDTLYAGCGHNDLTIAADVLQDGKNMIQNLLESEFPFDRNEQGDVCLGREGAHSYSRIFHAGGDATGRLLVDYLLKQIDSKIELIEHETAADLLIENGRCIGVMTKDSQGQIKARYADEVVLAAGGCGSLFLHHTNDPSVTGDGLSLAYRAGAEVTDLEFTQFHPTLLVKNDVSYGLVSEAVRGEGGYLADENGRRVMAGRHPLGDLAPRDIVSRVIHEEMAKGNRVYIDCTAISDFEGRFPTITAICEKAGVDIQTGKIPVAPGMHFLMGGVSVNRWGETTVPGLYAIGETACTGLHGANRLASNSLLEALVFGKRAAEHIMQKPVYNRQFQSEQETSIIYKVPNTEMNELQSRMTSQMSILREKSSLIELSIWLHTLPFQKVNVKDITIPQLELSHLWQTAKLMTFSSLLREESRGAHFRTDFPQADMGWQGRQIVHTKKGTKIIKNERIWKNESFTAEKIAESLFS; this is encoded by the coding sequence ATGTCTAAAAAGACGATTGCAGTCATCGGTTCAGGGGCGGCGGCACTTTCCTTAGCGTCCGCTTTTCCTCCCTCATACGAAGTGACTGTCATTACAAAGAAAAGCGCCAAAAACAGCAATTCAGTCTATGCGCAAGGCGGGATTGCTGCGGCTTATGCAAAAGGTGACTCGATTGAAGCTCATCTGGAGGATACGTTATATGCCGGCTGCGGACATAACGATCTAACCATTGCAGCAGACGTTTTACAAGATGGGAAAAACATGATTCAAAACCTATTAGAGAGTGAATTTCCATTTGACCGCAATGAACAAGGCGATGTTTGTCTTGGCAGAGAAGGAGCTCACTCATACAGCCGCATTTTTCATGCAGGGGGAGACGCAACAGGCAGACTGCTTGTAGATTATTTACTGAAGCAGATCGACAGCAAAATCGAGTTAATCGAGCATGAGACAGCAGCGGATTTGCTGATAGAGAATGGGCGCTGTATCGGCGTCATGACAAAAGACAGCCAGGGACAGATCAAAGCAAGATATGCGGATGAAGTTGTGCTGGCGGCTGGCGGATGCGGGAGCCTGTTTCTTCACCATACGAATGATCCATCTGTTACAGGTGACGGCCTTTCTCTTGCTTACCGTGCCGGAGCGGAAGTAACGGATTTAGAGTTTACCCAGTTTCATCCGACATTGCTTGTGAAAAATGATGTTTCCTACGGGCTTGTTTCAGAAGCTGTCAGAGGAGAAGGCGGATATTTAGCAGACGAAAACGGCCGCCGGGTTATGGCTGGACGGCATCCATTAGGTGACCTGGCTCCAAGAGACATCGTTTCACGGGTTATTCATGAAGAAATGGCAAAAGGAAACCGCGTTTACATCGACTGCACAGCAATTTCTGATTTCGAAGGGCGTTTCCCAACCATCACAGCTATTTGTGAAAAAGCAGGGGTTGATATCCAAACCGGAAAAATCCCTGTGGCACCGGGAATGCACTTCTTGATGGGGGGTGTCTCAGTTAATCGCTGGGGGGAAACAACAGTGCCGGGGCTTTATGCGATTGGCGAGACCGCATGTACCGGTTTACATGGAGCCAACCGGCTTGCGAGCAATTCCTTATTGGAGGCGCTGGTGTTTGGAAAAAGAGCAGCAGAGCATATCATGCAAAAGCCGGTTTATAACAGACAATTTCAATCAGAACAAGAAACCAGCATAATCTATAAGGTGCCGAATACAGAGATGAATGAATTGCAAAGCAGAATGACAAGTCAAATGTCTATCTTGCGAGAAAAAAGCAGTCTGATTGAGCTGAGCATCTGGCTTCATACGCTGCCTTTTCAAAAAGTGAATGTGAAGGATATCACAATCCCGCAGCTGGAACTCTCTCATTTATGGCAAACTGCAAAGCTGATGACATTTTCTTCGCTTTTGCGGGAGGAAAGCAGGGGGGCGCACTTTCGTACCGATTTTCCCCAAGCTGATATGGGTTGGCAAGGAAGACAAATTGTCCATACAAAAAAGGGAACGAAGATTATAAAAAACGAGAGGATTTGGAAAAATGAATCATTTACAGCTGAAAAAATTGCTGAATCACTTTTTTCTTGA
- a CDS encoding IscS subfamily cysteine desulfurase, translated as MIYLDYAATTPICEEALNVYQKLSIDMYGNASSLHDAGGKAKHILEYCRGKIAELIGGEANGIYFTSGGTESNLLAIQSLLNGLPKTKRHFITTAMEHQSIHNCAAFLEQHGFDVTIIQPDEYGVITEEILAAHIRPETGLVSIQHANSETGVIQPIQRLSLYLHNRDILLHCDAVQTFGKIPINTEELGMDALSVSSHKVHGPKGVGAVYIRPGVPWKPVYPLTAHEHGFKPGTVNVPGIGAFIAAAELIISEMDKQISRNKTLRTYFLDQISNRSLPVTLAADTAQTECLPHIIGCFFHAFEGQYVMLECNRSNICISTGSACSAGYHGPSAAMKALRKTDQEALQFIRISFGRHTTEEQLDKLLHTFTALWEQKKGELDIDRRIKAHGRQQA; from the coding sequence ATGATTTATTTAGATTATGCAGCGACAACGCCTATTTGCGAGGAAGCCCTTAACGTATATCAGAAGCTCAGTATAGATATGTACGGTAATGCCAGCAGCCTGCATGATGCGGGAGGAAAAGCAAAGCACATACTGGAGTACTGCCGTGGAAAAATCGCCGAACTGATTGGCGGAGAAGCAAACGGCATCTATTTTACAAGCGGCGGCACTGAATCCAATCTTCTGGCTATTCAATCGTTGCTAAATGGCCTGCCGAAAACAAAAAGACATTTTATTACGACTGCCATGGAGCATCAGTCTATTCATAACTGTGCTGCTTTTCTGGAACAGCATGGATTTGATGTAACAATCATTCAACCAGATGAATACGGGGTTATTACCGAGGAAATATTAGCTGCTCATATCCGGCCGGAAACAGGCCTGGTATCTATTCAGCATGCCAATTCCGAAACCGGGGTCATTCAGCCCATTCAACGGCTGTCTTTATACCTGCATAACAGGGATATTCTTCTTCATTGCGACGCTGTCCAAACGTTTGGAAAAATCCCGATCAATACAGAAGAACTGGGGATGGATGCATTGTCAGTGTCAAGCCATAAAGTCCATGGTCCTAAAGGAGTGGGCGCGGTCTATATTCGGCCGGGTGTCCCTTGGAAACCCGTTTATCCTCTCACTGCTCACGAACATGGATTTAAACCCGGCACCGTAAATGTCCCCGGAATCGGTGCCTTCATTGCCGCTGCAGAGCTGATCATAAGCGAAATGGATAAACAAATATCCCGCAATAAGACATTAAGAACATACTTTTTAGACCAAATCAGCAATCGATCTCTCCCTGTAACCCTTGCGGCAGACACTGCACAAACAGAATGTCTGCCGCATATTATCGGGTGTTTTTTTCACGCATTTGAAGGACAATATGTTATGTTAGAATGTAATCGGAGCAATATTTGCATATCAACGGGCAGCGCTTGTTCTGCCGGTTATCACGGTCCGTCTGCAGCGATGAAAGCATTAAGAAAAACAGACCAAGAAGCCCTGCAATTTATCCGCATCTCTTTTGGAAGGCATACAACGGAGGAACAGCTGGATAAGTTATTACATACGTTTACAGCGCTTTGGGAACAAAAGAAAGGAGAACTTGATATTGACCGAAGAATTAAAGCTCATGGGCGCCAACAGGCGTGA
- a CDS encoding transcription repressor NadR, with product MTEELKLMGANRRDQLLLWLKESTSPLTGGELAKKANVSRQVIVQDISLLKAKNEPIIATSQGYVYMDAAAQQHQQAERIIACLHGPERTEEELQLIVDEGVTVKDVKIEHPVYGDLTAAIQVGTRKEVSHFIKKITSTNAAYLSQLTDGVHLHTLTAPDEHRIDQACQALEAAGILIKD from the coding sequence TTGACCGAAGAATTAAAGCTCATGGGCGCCAACAGGCGTGACCAGCTTCTTCTGTGGCTGAAGGAATCCACATCACCGCTGACAGGAGGAGAACTCGCAAAAAAAGCGAACGTTTCAAGACAGGTAATTGTTCAGGATATATCGCTCTTGAAAGCGAAAAATGAACCGATTATCGCCACAAGCCAAGGATATGTATACATGGATGCAGCCGCTCAGCAGCACCAGCAAGCAGAAAGAATCATAGCTTGTCTGCACGGTCCTGAACGGACAGAAGAGGAACTGCAGCTCATCGTAGACGAAGGTGTTACAGTAAAAGACGTAAAAATTGAACATCCCGTATACGGAGATTTAACTGCAGCGATTCAAGTAGGCACTCGGAAGGAAGTGAGCCATTTCATTAAAAAAATCACTTCAACAAACGCCGCCTATTTATCACAGCTGACTGACGGCGTGCATCTTCATACACTGACAGCACCTGATGAACACCGCATCGATCAGGCTTGCCAAGCACTCGAGGCAGCCGGTATTTTAATTAAAGACTAA
- the pheA gene encoding prephenate dehydratase, with amino-acid sequence MKVGYLGPAATFTHLAVSSCFQNGAEHVAYRTIPECIDAAVAGEVDFAFVPLENALEGSVNLTIDYLIHEQPLPIVGEMTLPIHQHLLVHPSRENAWKELEKIYSHSHAIAQCHKFLHRHFPNVPYEYANSTGAAAKFVSDHPELNIGVIANDMAASTYELKIVKRDIQDYRDNHTRFVILSPDENISFEVNSKLSSRPKTTLMVMLPQDDQSGALHRVLSAFSWRNLNLSKIESRPTKTGLGHYFFIIDIEKAFDEVLIPGAMQELEALGCKVKLLGAYQSYQL; translated from the coding sequence ATGAAAGTCGGTTATTTAGGTCCAGCAGCTACATTTACACACCTAGCAGTCAGTTCTTGTTTTCAAAACGGCGCCGAGCATGTTGCTTACCGTACCATACCAGAGTGTATAGATGCGGCAGTTGCAGGCGAAGTTGATTTCGCTTTTGTTCCTTTAGAGAATGCGTTAGAAGGATCAGTAAACTTAACGATAGACTATTTAATACATGAACAGCCCTTGCCAATCGTGGGTGAAATGACATTGCCGATTCATCAGCACTTGCTCGTACATCCTTCAAGAGAGAATGCATGGAAAGAGCTTGAAAAAATTTACTCGCACTCACACGCGATTGCGCAATGCCATAAATTTCTCCATCGTCATTTTCCTAACGTTCCATATGAATACGCTAATTCAACCGGGGCGGCAGCAAAATTTGTCAGTGACCATCCCGAGCTGAATATTGGGGTCATTGCCAATGACATGGCAGCTTCTACATACGAATTAAAAATCGTGAAACGAGATATACAGGATTACAGGGACAATCATACGAGATTTGTTATCCTGTCTCCTGATGAAAACATATCATTTGAAGTGAATTCAAAATTGAGTTCAAGGCCCAAAACAACCCTAATGGTCATGCTGCCGCAGGATGATCAATCAGGGGCGCTGCACAGAGTGCTGTCTGCTTTTTCTTGGAGAAATTTAAACTTGTCAAAAATCGAGTCACGTCCGACTAAAACCGGATTAGGCCATTATTTCTTTATTATTGATATTGAGAAAGCGTTTGATGAGGTATTGATTCCAGGCGCCATGCAGGAGCTTGAAGCACTCGGCTGCAAAGTGAAGCTTCTTGGTGCATATCAGTCCTACCAATTATAA
- the thrR gene encoding transcriptional regulator ThrR has protein sequence MKEETFYLVREDVLPDAMRKTLEVKKLLDRKKADSVADAVQKVDLSRSAFYKYRDAVFPFYTMVKEQIITLFFHLEDRSGALSQLLQAVADSGSNVLSIHQTIPLQGRANVTLSISTSAMEEDIHTLMNKLRKFDFVEKVEILGSGA, from the coding sequence ATGAAAGAGGAGACATTTTATCTTGTCCGTGAAGATGTATTGCCCGATGCGATGAGAAAAACATTGGAAGTCAAAAAGCTGCTTGATCGAAAAAAAGCAGATTCAGTGGCAGATGCCGTTCAAAAAGTGGATTTAAGCAGAAGTGCGTTTTATAAATACAGAGATGCTGTTTTTCCGTTCTACACTATGGTTAAAGAACAAATTATCACACTTTTCTTTCATTTGGAGGATAGGTCAGGTGCGTTATCTCAGCTCCTGCAGGCGGTAGCTGATTCTGGAAGCAACGTTCTTTCCATTCACCAGACCATTCCGCTCCAAGGCAGAGCAAATGTCACACTGTCTATCAGCACGTCTGCAATGGAAGAGGATATTCATACGTTAATGAATAAACTCAGGAAGTTTGATTTTGTAGAAAAGGTTGAAATATTAGGTTCAGGTGCATAA
- the obgE gene encoding GTPase ObgE, translated as MFVDQVKVYVKGGDGGNGMVAFRREKYVPKGGPAGGDGGKGGDVVFEVDEGLRTLMDFRYKKHFKAIRGEHGMSKNQHGRNADDMVIKVPPGTVVTDDDTKQVIADLTEHGQQAVIARGGRGGRGNSRFATPANPAPQLSENGEPGKERYVVLELKVLADVGLVGFPSVGKSTLLSVVSSAKPKIADYHFTTLVPNLGMVETDDGRSFVMADLPGLIEGAHQGVGLGHQFLRHIERTRVIVHVIDMSGLEGRDPYEDYLTINQELSEYNLRLTERPQIIVANKMDMPEAAENLEAFKEKLTDDYPVFPISAVTREGLRELLFEVANQLENTPEFPLYDEEELTQNRVMYTMENEEVPFNITRDPDGVFVLSGDSLERLFKMTDFSRDESVKRFARQMRGMGVDEALRERGAKDGDIIRLLEFEFEFID; from the coding sequence ATGTTTGTAGATCAGGTCAAAGTATATGTAAAAGGCGGCGACGGCGGCAACGGGATGGTTGCGTTTCGCCGTGAAAAATATGTGCCGAAAGGCGGCCCTGCCGGCGGTGACGGAGGAAAGGGAGGAGACGTCGTATTTGAAGTGGATGAAGGTCTCCGCACCCTGATGGATTTTAGATATAAAAAACACTTTAAAGCGATTCGCGGCGAGCACGGTATGTCCAAAAACCAGCACGGGCGAAATGCCGATGATATGGTTATTAAAGTTCCGCCGGGCACCGTTGTGACAGACGATGATACAAAGCAGGTTATCGCTGATTTAACAGAGCACGGACAGCAGGCTGTTATTGCAAGAGGCGGAAGAGGCGGAAGAGGGAATTCCCGCTTTGCTACACCGGCTAATCCTGCGCCTCAGCTTTCAGAAAACGGTGAGCCGGGAAAAGAACGCTACGTTGTTCTTGAATTAAAAGTGCTTGCGGATGTCGGGCTTGTCGGATTCCCGAGTGTGGGAAAATCGACTTTGCTGTCTGTTGTCTCATCTGCAAAACCGAAAATTGCGGACTATCACTTTACAACGCTTGTCCCGAATCTCGGGATGGTTGAAACGGATGACGGTCGCAGCTTTGTCATGGCCGATTTGCCAGGGCTGATTGAAGGCGCACACCAAGGCGTCGGACTGGGCCACCAGTTTTTGCGCCATATTGAACGGACGAGGGTTATTGTTCATGTCATTGACATGTCGGGCTTAGAGGGCCGTGATCCATATGAGGATTATCTTACGATTAACCAGGAGCTGAGCGAGTACAATCTGCGTCTCACTGAGCGTCCGCAAATTATCGTTGCAAATAAAATGGACATGCCGGAGGCTGCGGAAAATCTTGAAGCCTTTAAAGAAAAGCTGACGGATGATTATCCGGTATTCCCGATCAGTGCGGTGACAAGAGAAGGTCTTCGTGAGCTTCTGTTTGAAGTCGCCAATCAGCTGGAAAACACGCCGGAATTCCCGCTTTATGACGAGGAAGAGCTTACACAAAACCGTGTCATGTACACGATGGAAAATGAAGAAGTGCCATTTAACATTACACGCGATCCTGACGGTGTGTTTGTGCTTTCAGGAGACAGTCTTGAGCGGTTATTCAAGATGACTGATTTCTCACGTGATGAATCGGTTAAACGGTTTGCAAGACAGATGCGTGGAATGGGTGTTGATGAAGCGCTCAGAGAACGCGGAGCCAAGGATGGAGATATTATCAGGCTTCTGGAATTCGAATTTGAATTTATAGATTAA
- the spo0B gene encoding sporulation initiation phosphotransferase Sop0B, with the protein MKDVSKNQEENISDTALPNELIHLLGHSRHDWMNKLQLIKGNLSLQKYDRVFEMIEEMVIDAKHESKLSNLKTPHLAFDFLTFNWKTHYMTLEYEVLGDIKDLSDYDQKLTKLMRKLFYLFDQAVSRESENHLTVSLQTDHPDRQLILYLDFHGAFADPSAFDNIRQNGYEDVDIMRFEITSHECLIEIGLD; encoded by the coding sequence ATGAAGGATGTTTCAAAAAATCAAGAAGAAAATATAAGCGACACGGCATTACCAAACGAACTGATTCATCTGCTTGGCCATTCCCGGCATGATTGGATGAATAAGCTGCAGCTGATTAAAGGAAACTTAAGCTTGCAGAAGTATGACCGCGTCTTTGAAATGATTGAAGAAATGGTAATAGACGCAAAGCACGAATCAAAGCTCTCAAACCTGAAAACACCGCATTTGGCGTTTGATTTTCTTACGTTTAATTGGAAAACCCATTATATGACGCTTGAGTATGAAGTTCTCGGAGACATTAAGGATTTGTCGGATTATGATCAAAAATTGACGAAACTGATGAGAAAGCTGTTTTATTTGTTTGATCAAGCAGTCAGCAGAGAGAGCGAAAATCATTTAACGGTATCGCTTCAAACGGATCATCCTGACAGACAGCTGATTCTGTACCTTGATTTTCACGGCGCCTTTGCCGATCCATCTGCTTTTGATAATATTCGGCAAAATGGTTATGAGGACGTAGATATCATGCGTTTTGAAATCACAAGCCACGAATGTCTGATTGAAATTGGGTTGGACTAG
- the rpmA gene encoding 50S ribosomal protein L27, with product MLRLDLQFFASKKGVGSTKNGRDSEAKRLGAKRADGQFVTGGSILYRQRGTKIYPGENVGRGGDDTLFAKIDGTVKFERFGRDRKKVSVYPVAQ from the coding sequence ATGCTTAGATTAGATCTTCAGTTTTTCGCTTCTAAAAAAGGAGTAGGTTCTACAAAGAACGGACGTGACTCTGAGGCTAAACGTTTAGGTGCTAAACGTGCTGACGGTCAATTCGTAACAGGCGGTTCTATCCTTTACCGTCAACGCGGAACAAAAATTTACCCAGGTGAAAACGTGGGCCGCGGCGGAGATGACACTCTATTTGCGAAAATCGACGGAACTGTTAAATTCGAACGTTTCGGCCGTGACCGCAAAAAAGTGAGCGTATATCCTGTAGCTCAATAA